From the Cucumis sativus cultivar 9930 chromosome 5, Cucumber_9930_V3, whole genome shotgun sequence genome, the window AATGTTGGATACCGGAATTTGGCCGGAATCTCAAAGCTTTTCCGATGAAGGCTTTGGCCCGCCACCATCTAAATGGAAAGGGGAATGCAAACCGACTCTTAATTTCACATGCAACAAGTAATAATCCTCTTCTATAcatctttaattaatatattagcCTAAACAAgtaatttcattgttttttttaaaattttgtcttGATAGTAAATATTGGGTCGCATGAacataattttgctatatttatgaaagttgCATTCTTACTTATTATTCCTATCAATTACAATCATGCGAACAAATTCATTACActtttctaaacaaattaGTGTAGgctaacaaattttatcacactaaacatatatttgttgaaatttatgaaagtaaaataattggaGCTCGATTCTTTCGGAGCGAGCCGTTCGTCGGAGGCGATCTTCCTTCTCCAAGAGATGTAGAAGGCCATGGAACTCACACCTCATCCACCGCCGGCGGTAATTTTGTCTCCAACGCCAACCTCTTCGGCCTCGCCGCCGGCACCTCTCGAGGCGGTGTTCCCTCCGCCCGCATTGCTGTCTACAAGATTTGCTGGTCCGATGGTTGCCCCGACGCCGACATCCTCGCAGCTTTTGACCATGCAATTGCTGATGGTGTCGACATCATCTCCCTTTCTGTCGGAGGTTTTGGCGCCAGCGATTACTTAGACGATCCCATTGCTATTGGGGCTTTTCATGCAATGAAGAATGGGATTCTGACGTCAAATTCCGGTGGCAATGATGGCCCTAACCTTGGTAGTATCTCTAATGTTTCTCCATGGTCGTTATCGGTGGCTGCTAGCACAATCGATAGGAAGTTTGTGACTAACGTGGCGTTGGGTAATGGAGAATCCATTCAGGTGAGCCCTGGAATGCTTTATTCTTTCATGAATGTTTCATAAACGATAGAATCCCTTACCCACTAGtctatgtttttgtcattGATTAATTTACACACCACCTGTTTCTTAGGGGATCTCTGTGAACACCTTTGATCTTGGAGATAAATTGTTTCCACTTATTCATGCTGGTGATGCTCCTAATACAACTGCGGGTTTTAATGGATCAACATCAAGGTAGTTGAAGCTCAAAGATTTCTTATTGTGCAATTGTTAGTCGCTGACTGATGTTACTCTGTGACGattttattataactcaaaatGTGACGTGTTTTTCCCAAGTTGAAGAACAAGTTTTGGGTTTAGAGGAATTGAACTTTGGTGTTAAAATGCAGGTTATGCTTCCCAGGTTCTTTGGACGAGGATAAAGTTCAGGGAAAGATTGTTATATGCGATTTGATCAGTGATGGAGAAGTAACCCAGAGTAGTGGTGCGGTTGGTACAATAATGCAAAATCCTAACTTCCAAGACGTTGCCTTTCTTTTCCCCCAACCTGTTTCCTTAATAAGTTTCAACACTGGAGAAAAACTTTTCCAGTACCTGAGATCAAACAGGTATATTGGCACATCGCTGAAAGGATGGATggtatttaaattatattttagtttcttaactcttttgtttgtttagtcTCTACAATTTTTAAGATtctgttttagtttttaactAATTCATTAACTTTCTATGAAAAGATACtttaaaaagttgtatatAGGTAGGCACACACTATATTCATTTATCTTATCATTAGATGTATCTACATTAAGGCAATTCGATCGTTTCTCAATGTTTTCTTAGAAGAAACAGTTCATTGATTAATGGAGTAGAGGAAACCTTAAAAGCCAATAGACaattataagaaatatttCTAGTTGGAGACGATAGAAGAAAGACTGAAATGATTAAAAGGTTGTTTGTCCTTGCTCCAGTAAAAAGCTGTAGATAAAACCAAATCCATAAACCTATcaaaagaggagaaagaatAATCCTTGAAAACATGACTATTGCCCTCGCACCAAGTGTCCTAAAGAAAGGACTCATAAGGGCCAATTAATTCATACTAAGTACTCATAATCGCCAACCAATTCATACTTTTAGTTGCACCAAAAGGATGACCCACTATAAGAGTCACCAAAATATCAAGATAGAGTTAGAGGCCAACCAAACACGATCATATTTCAATGTTTAAGACTTCTATTACCTTCTTTGAGGTTGAAGGTACATTCCTCCCCCTCACCTCTTGtagagaattttaaaaaatgtctataTGAAAAGGTGTTTGTGTCTGAAGTagtatttagtttctaaatgtatataaactatttttaatgaTTAACAAAAGTTAATGCTAAAGactaaaatcatattttatgtAAAGCATAGTGTGTCTAACGCAGGATATTTCAATATTGATAAACTAAAACCCAATATTGACCATTTGAGCATAAAATGCTTTGAAATTGTCCTTTTTCATCTTGTGTTTTTACTTTGACAGCAACCCAGAAGCTGCCATAGAAAAGAGTACTACCATTGAGGATCTGTCTGCTCCAGCTGTAGTTTCCTTCTCATCAAGGGGTCCTAACTTAATTACACTGGACATTCTCAAGGTAACACATCTGAGTAAGTTAACTCATGGTTTGTAAGCTAAATCttcattgattttgatttctaGAAATCTCTTGTAGCCTGATTTGGCAGCACCAGGAGTGGATATATTAGCATCTTGGTCTGAAGGCACATCAATCACAGGTTTAGTAGGGGATAAACGAATAGCTCCATTTAACATAATATCTGGCACATCCATGGCTTGCCCACATGCAACTGGAGCGGCTGCCTATGTCAAATCCTTCCACCCAACTTGGTCTCCTGCTGCTATTAAGTCAGCACTTATGACAAGTGGTAATAGTTTgagcttaatttttttagtacaaactTAAATCGTATTTCTTATCtgatttttcttgtttatttcattttagtcTTAAAATGCCCGTTTTAACCGATTTCCTTTGACAGCTTAGGCTGTAGTCTCTAAActgttattaaaatttaatttagcttTACCATTAACATTTCATGCAATAGTCCTTAAATTATTCTGTAGGttatattttacacaaattgGAGCCCTCTCTATTAGacaattttgtctttttgtatgcccttgtattctttcctTCATTCTCAATTAAAGTTGttataatgttaaagaaagaaaaaggttttccataatttgttttttactgGAACACTATTTTAGACTTCACAATTAATCGTTGAACAAACATTCAAATCCGTTTGGAAACTTTATACTTAACCTATTACATGTATGATTTCAAACACTTGTTTATCAAGATATATACCGATTAGGTAACTCAACACTAAGACGAGCAGATATTTTAGTCTCTGaagtaaattattaaaagactATAATAGTTTTTATCCAGAGTTTTTAGAGACTAAAATGCAATGTTTGGAACATCatacattcaaataaaataagttggaAAGTTTagagacaaaaataaaatttaagtcaAATAATGGTTAACTTGGACTTTTGATGTCAAACAAACACTAAAAGCTGATGTTTCTAGGCACTTCTTTATCAAACTTATCAATGTCACTACTCACTGAGAATAGTAGTGCTTTAAATATTGTTCAGTATGCACTTGCCTAACCTTAATCTTTAATCTTTTACAGCTTTTCCCATGAGTCCAAAGTTGAACACGGATGCTGAGTTAGGATATGGAGCAGGTCACTTAAATCCATCAAATGCCATTAACCCTGGTTTAGTCTATGATGCTGAAGAGCTCGACTACATAAAGTTCTTATGTGGGCAAGGATATAGTACAAAAGATCTTCGTCTTGTTTCGGGTGACCATAGCAACTGTTCGGATGTTACAAAAACAGCTGCATCAGATCTAAACTATCCATCTTTTGGTCTAGTAATCAATTCTACAAGTCAAAGATTGATTAGTCGTGTCTACCACAGGACCGTCACAAATGTCGGGCTGCCAGTCTCAACTTACAAGGCAGTTATTAAAGCTCCGCCCGGACTCAAAGTTACCGTACGTCCTGCTACTCTTTCTTTCCGTTCACTTGGACAAAAGATATCCTTCACTGTGACCGTGAGGGCTAAAGCAAATGTTGTTGGAAAGGTAGTCTCTGGTAGCTTAACTTGGGATGATGGAGTGCATCTGGTGAGGAGCCCCATCGTTTCATTTGTTCTTCCATAATCATGAGAGCTTCATGTACTTATTTAGTATTGTGGGGAAGTTcctttaatttccttttattccAAGTGATTTGatgattctaacaataaattcttctttttgagctattttgaaatctaaatggtattttgatataataacaTGATTTGGTTTGAGAATTTCCTTAATGTGAAAAGAGCACAAAAACACCTGCACTTACTAAGAACGTCTATCACTTTTGCTTGAGTAATCGTAGATTTTCTACGATATTAAATCTTAGTATTacatctatttaattaaaaaaaaacaatctgaGCAGTGAATAAGCCAGTGCTTCTAGTGATTGGATTACCATTGTTTTGCTCAGATTTTTATTAggttataaaaataagataatttcAAGCACTACAttctaaaatttgacattCACATTTCTGTATCAAATTATCTCTCATCTATTGAATACCcaattaatgaattaaaagaaaaaatgttggCAACTATTCCCTTAGGAAGTCTCTTGAATAAGATAAAATATCCTTTCCTAAATTATTCTCCTGGATTTGTTCCTCAGTATCTTTGTTCAGTTATCATTCTTGCCTTTGAATCTTATCCCTGAATCTGAATCTGAGCCTTCATCTTCATCCGATCACCACAGCCACCTAAAAATTCTCTACGAATTTAGCACAACTTTCCCAATCACAAAACTTACAGATACTCAGAAgtcaaaacaataattcatagggaattgaaaattcttcCACAAACTCATCTCTTTCTTACTGCTATTCCAAACCATATCTTCCACTTCCCGATTCTCGGAATATTTGCTCCCATAGATATTAGAAGGAGATGCAATAGggagtattttttatttattgaagaaTTTAGCATATCAGAAGAAATGGGATTCTTTCAAGTTGGTTTGGGAGTTAACCCCCTTATCCAACGAGGCCACCACAACCCCTTTTCTTTGAAGGATCATTAAGGCACGGTTCGTGAGGACAGGGGAAAACCGGGGGATTTTGTGAAACCACTGATGTATTTGGATGGGACAATGAAACATGCACATCAGACAGAGATAAGACACAGGTCAAAGAGATTGTTATGGGACATGTGGCAGATTGAATTCAGGGAATTGCAGAAGGACCACTTGGAACCATATTAGAAGAATTGAATGTGGGCACATGGAGCTGAAGAATCATCGATTTGCATTGCCTTTTTGGGGCTTATAAATGGGATTGAACTGTTTTCAGGTCTTATGTGTCTGAAATCTTCACGTGGGTCTGCTCCATCTCTTTCTGTTTCTGTCTGCATATTATCTGTTTGTTTGTCTGACTGGAAAATCTTATCGagttctctcttttgttttctttttctttttatgtatatGGTTGTGGGCCGTTAAGAGATAACTATCAGGTCTAGGGAGTAGTTTTGTTCGTTGGCTGACAGAGAAAGTTCCCAGTGTTAGTACTATGGAAAACAAGAAGCTGCAAGTTGCTACGTCTTCCTCTTCAAGTTTGGATCATATTTTTGGTCCCATGGACTCAAATTCAGCTTCTTCAACATCCACAACTGGATATTTTGGCTCTATGTTCCCGCCACCGGTTGGTACTTCAATTTCAACTActtggatttgtttttttagtctCTCCCTTTCAATGTATCtctttctctgtttttctctttctttctctttagaTATGGATTTCCTGAACTGGgtcattttcattctttagCAGTTCCTTGTTGGTTTTGCATGTTTCAAGTTGTTGATGATATGACAACTTAAAATTAGACAGAACTGGAATAAGAAAGCTTCTTGGTTAAGAAATCAAAGTAAAATGCAAGTTTGGTTTCTTTCTAATAAAGATAGAAAGTACTTGTTAAAGGAACCCAAAAGTGGTCCTGTACTGTTCTGTTctatatgaaaaatttcatggGATTTTAAAGTTTACTTTGAACTTTGTCTCTGATTCTAGGtggtagagagagagagaaaaaaggatGTTGGAAATCAAGTTAGCATTGCTGAAGTTGGGAATCCAGGTTTTTCTAACCTTCTAAAACATGAACTTGATCACATTTCTCtcacaaaggaaaagaagaccATGTCTAATCTAATCCTATCCAATCTCTCATACAATTTTCACTGTTgaataattttacaaatgatATTAACTTCtccatttatttaaaactagCTTTTGTTCCTCTCAGATAATGCTACTATAAATGGCAAAAAAGGAACTGGTGGTGCAAGTGGGAAAGATGAAAGCTCCATGTATCAGAATGAAACTATGGAACCAAGTTACTTTAGTTCTTCCATCTTTTATGGCGGCCAAGAAAATTACTCCCCAAGAACCAATGCCTCAC encodes:
- the LOC105435461 gene encoding uncharacterized protein LOC105435461 codes for the protein MENKKLQVATSSSSSLDHIFGPMDSNSASSTSTTGYFGSMFPPPVVERERKKDVGNQVSIAEVGNPDNATINGKKGTGGASGKDESSMYQNETMEPSYFSSSIFYGGQENYSPRTNASQSHPNFKKEVKDNDANESNSNPASRGNWWKGSLYY
- the LOC101216595 gene encoding cucumisin; translation: MGKPSGGGFLAASQLHTSMLQQVLTSSDASKSSLVYSYHRSFSGFAARLNEDEARKLAVMDGVVSVFPSEKKQLHTTRSWDFMGFFQDAPTTRLESDIIIGMLDTGIWPESQSFSDEGFGPPPSKWKGECKPTLNFTCNNKIIGARFFRSEPFVGGDLPSPRDVEGHGTHTSSTAGGNFVSNANLFGLAAGTSRGGVPSARIAVYKICWSDGCPDADILAAFDHAIADGVDIISLSVGGFGASDYLDDPIAIGAFHAMKNGILTSNSGGNDGPNLGSISNVSPWSLSVAASTIDRKFVTNVALGNGESIQGISVNTFDLGDKLFPLIHAGDAPNTTAGFNGSTSRLCFPGSLDEDKVQGKIVICDLISDGEVTQSSGAVGTIMQNPNFQDVAFLFPQPVSLISFNTGEKLFQYLRSNSNPEAAIEKSTTIEDLSAPAVVSFSSRGPNLITLDILKPDLAAPGVDILASWSEGTSITGLVGDKRIAPFNIISGTSMACPHATGAAAYVKSFHPTWSPAAIKSALMTSAFPMSPKLNTDAELGYGAGHLNPSNAINPGLVYDAEELDYIKFLCGQGYSTKDLRLVSGDHSNCSDVTKTAASDLNYPSFGLVINSTSQRLISRVYHRTVTNVGLPVSTYKAVIKAPPGLKVTVRPATLSFRSLGQKISFTVTVRAKANVVGKVVSGSLTWDDGVHLVRSPIVSFVLP